From Musa acuminata AAA Group cultivar baxijiao chromosome BXJ3-8, Cavendish_Baxijiao_AAA, whole genome shotgun sequence, one genomic window encodes:
- the LOC135645363 gene encoding uncharacterized protein LOC135645363 encodes MVRQGGCCLTMYGGVGDVDAAWKVRRIMLRFRPIAPKPASAETGSPAVSVVSTEARAVARRPKRKRSAKSQGRKPRRGQATAVKEDEKSSSTIVTLPLIPEMPEGKDVATESSMQHSSPVTPAAAVVPTWMGRGEGGGSESWPVRVVSLWVTVECVTDMWREGEIARRSDEGVRAALAADECPGFVSDVWERVTWTNEACRRRVVGSSSGDRGVREEDEAVRVELVTRGLVPPAWECRAFTCRVRVRQAKPPGRQTTPSSPLAAPCDVWRLDSGGCAWRLDVKAALSLGF; translated from the coding sequence ATGGTGCGGCAAGGCGGTTGCTGTCTAACGATGTACGGCGGAGTTGGCGACGTCGATGCTGCCTGGAAGGTGAGGCGGATCATGCTCAGGTTCCGCCCCATCGCCCCCAAGCCCGCCTCCGCTGAAACAGGTTCCCCGGCGGTCTCTGTAGTCTCCACAGAGGCGCGCGCCGTAGCGAGGAGGCCGAAGAGGAAGAGATCCGCCAAGTCCCAGGGCAGGAAGCCTAGGAGGGGGCAGGCGACTGCGGTAAAGGAGGATGAGAAGTCATCGTCGACGATCGTGACGCTACCGTTGATTCCAGAGATGCCGGAGGGGAAGGACGTGGCGACGGAGTCGTCGATGCAGCATTCTAGTCCTGTTACTCCTGCTGCAGCCGTGGTGCCGACTTGGATGGGGCGAGGGGAGGGGGGAGGATCGGAGTCGTGGCCGGTGAGGGTCGTAAGTTTGTGGGTGACGGTGGAGTGCGTGACGGACATGTGGAGGGAGGGGGAGATCGCACGTAGGAGCGACGAGGGGGTGAGGGCGGCGTTGGCTGCGGACGAGTGCCCCGGTTTTGTGTCCGATGTGTGGGAACGGGTGACGTGGACCAACGAGGCCTGCCGGAGGAGGGTGGTGGGTTCCTCGTCGGGAGACCGCGGAGTAAGGGAGGAGGACGAGGCGGTGAGGGTGGAGCTGGTGACGCGGGGATTGGTGCCTCCGGCTTGGGAATGCCGAGCGTTCACTTGCAGGGTGCGTGTCAGGCAGGCGAAGCCTCCAGGGAGGCAGACGACTCCGTCCTCGCCACTGGCAGCGCCGTGCGACGTGTGGAGGTTGGACAGCGGCGGTTGCGCGTGGAGGCTCGACGTCAAAGCGGCGCTAAGTCTCGGCTTTTAA